A single region of the Rhizobium sp. NLR16a genome encodes:
- a CDS encoding isocitrate lyase/phosphoenolpyruvate mutase family protein: MNQTENAKAFAALHRKGDPIVLYNIWDAGTAKAIADAGAKALATGSWSVAAAHGFADGEKLPMSVLVETAKSISDAVDLPLSVDFEGAYSADPDRAAANVAQLMEVGAIGINFEDRVVSGDGLYPVESQAARIRAIRAMADGRDIAFFINARTDLFLAESDLSKHAGLVDEAIERGRAYAAAGGSGFFVPGLIEPALIEKICAASSLPVNIMMRAGAPDVKTLAKLGVGRISYGPGPYRSMMEKLKQAAAAIYSQL, from the coding sequence ATGAACCAGACTGAAAACGCCAAGGCATTCGCCGCGCTTCACCGGAAGGGCGATCCGATCGTGCTCTACAATATCTGGGACGCCGGCACGGCAAAGGCCATTGCCGATGCCGGCGCCAAGGCGCTTGCGACGGGAAGCTGGTCGGTCGCCGCCGCCCACGGCTTTGCCGACGGCGAGAAACTGCCGATGTCGGTGCTTGTGGAGACGGCCAAATCCATCTCCGATGCCGTCGACCTGCCGCTTTCGGTTGATTTCGAAGGCGCCTATTCCGCAGATCCTGACAGGGCGGCCGCCAATGTCGCCCAGCTGATGGAGGTCGGCGCCATCGGCATCAATTTCGAGGACCGTGTGGTCTCGGGCGACGGACTTTATCCTGTCGAGAGCCAGGCGGCCCGCATCCGCGCCATTCGCGCCATGGCCGACGGCAGGGACATCGCCTTCTTCATCAACGCCCGCACCGACCTTTTTCTGGCCGAGAGCGATCTCTCCAAACATGCCGGCCTGGTGGATGAGGCGATCGAGCGGGGCAGGGCCTATGCGGCAGCGGGCGGCAGCGGCTTCTTCGTGCCCGGCCTGATCGAGCCCGCCTTGATCGAAAAGATCTGCGCGGCATCGTCGCTGCCGGTCAACATCATGATGCGGGCAGGCGCCCCCGATGTGAAAACCCTGGCAAAGCTCGGCGTCGGCCGCATCAGCTATGGGCCGGGACCCTACCGGTCGATGATGGAAAAGCTGAAGCAGGCGGCGGCGGCGATTTATAGCCAGCTCTGA
- a CDS encoding metalloregulator ArsR/SmtB family transcription factor, translating into MEGETFDDIAEGSSVGAAQRVFHALSSAPRRKILAYLSACGLTAGEIADRFSMSKPAVSQHLSVLETAGLIRREKQGQFVHYSLIENNLVNTLNGFVQEVCPVGRPIKKESKARARVKEAP; encoded by the coding sequence TTGGAAGGCGAGACTTTCGATGACATTGCAGAAGGCAGCTCTGTCGGCGCTGCCCAGCGGGTGTTCCACGCGCTTTCCAGTGCGCCGCGCCGGAAGATCCTTGCCTATCTCTCGGCCTGCGGCCTGACTGCCGGCGAGATCGCCGACCGCTTCAGCATGTCCAAGCCTGCCGTTTCGCAGCATCTGTCCGTCCTCGAAACTGCGGGGTTGATCAGACGGGAGAAACAGGGCCAGTTCGTCCATTATTCTCTGATCGAGAACAATCTCGTCAATACGCTGAACGGCTTCGTGCAGGAGGTCTGCCCGGTCGGTCGGCCGATCAAGAAGGAAAGCAAGGCGCGCGCCCGCGTGAAGGAGGCGCCTTGA
- a CDS encoding alpha-hydroxy acid oxidase translates to MRLTDCYNFHDFRRMAKQRLPGPIFDYIDGAADDEVTYRRNSAAFEACDLVPDVLRGVAEVDMSVTVMGQKLAMPVYCSPTALQRLFHHQGERAVAAAAAKHGTMFGVSSLGTISLEEARQISDGPQVYQFYFHKDRGLNHEMMARAKNAGVQAMMLTVDSITGGNRERDKRTGFAIPFKLNLAGMMQFAIKPSWAIDWMTHEAFRLPQLENHVKMDGGALSISRYFTEMLDPSMSWNDVADMVQAWGGQFCLKGIMSVEDAKRAVEIGCTGIVLSNHGGRQLDGSRSAFDQLAEIVDAVGDRIDVMMDGGVQRGTHVLKALSLGAKAVGLGRYYLFPLAAAGQPGVERALETMRTEIERDMKLMGCTSVDQLTRRNLRFRS, encoded by the coding sequence ATGCGCCTTACAGACTGCTATAATTTCCACGATTTCCGGCGCATGGCCAAACAGCGTCTTCCCGGGCCGATCTTCGACTATATCGATGGTGCCGCCGATGACGAGGTGACCTATCGGCGCAATAGCGCGGCCTTCGAGGCTTGCGATCTGGTGCCCGACGTCTTGCGCGGCGTGGCCGAGGTCGACATGTCGGTGACGGTCATGGGGCAGAAGCTCGCCATGCCGGTCTATTGCTCGCCGACGGCGCTGCAGCGGCTTTTCCATCACCAGGGGGAACGGGCGGTCGCGGCGGCAGCGGCAAAACACGGCACGATGTTCGGCGTCTCCTCACTCGGCACGATCAGCCTGGAGGAGGCCAGGCAGATCAGCGACGGGCCACAGGTCTATCAGTTCTATTTCCACAAGGACCGCGGGCTGAACCACGAAATGATGGCGCGGGCGAAAAATGCCGGTGTGCAGGCGATGATGCTGACGGTCGACAGCATCACCGGCGGGAACCGCGAGCGCGACAAGCGCACCGGTTTTGCCATTCCCTTCAAGCTCAATCTCGCCGGCATGATGCAGTTTGCCATCAAGCCGTCCTGGGCGATCGACTGGATGACGCATGAGGCGTTCCGGCTGCCGCAGCTCGAAAACCACGTCAAGATGGACGGCGGCGCGCTGTCGATCAGCCGCTACTTCACCGAAATGCTCGACCCCTCCATGTCATGGAACGACGTGGCTGACATGGTGCAGGCCTGGGGCGGGCAATTCTGCCTGAAGGGCATCATGTCGGTTGAGGACGCCAAGCGCGCGGTCGAGATCGGCTGCACCGGCATCGTGCTTTCCAATCATGGCGGACGCCAGCTCGACGGCTCGCGCAGCGCCTTCGACCAGCTCGCCGAGATCGTCGATGCCGTCGGCGACCGCATCGACGTGATGATGGATGGCGGCGTGCAGCGGGGAACGCATGTTCTGAAGGCCCTGTCGCTCGGCGCGAAGGCCGTCGGCCTCGGCCGCTACTATCTCTTCCCCCTCGCCGCTGCCGGACAGCCCGGCGTCGAACGTGCGCTGGAGACGATGCGCACCGAGATCGAGCGCGACATGAAGCTGATGGGCTGCACCTCGGTCGACCAGCTGACGCGGCGCAATCTGCGCTTCCGCTCTTGA
- a CDS encoding acyl-CoA desaturase, whose amino-acid sequence MSSISTGRMIDDSSDSLKGKVVWVPGKSIWITAMTVIAAIGGPLTFSWSAFAVFIVLTAVTICLGHSVGMHRLLIHRSFSTPLWIERFLVYLGTLVGMAGPFGMIYAHDIRDWAQRQRDCHDLFAHRKPFFLDAFWQMHCMVALDHPPRFVLDDRERRDHFYRFLEATWMGQQIPLAFVLFALGGLPCVVWGIAVRISVSLTGHWLVGHFAHRAGHQGWSVDDVAVQGYNLPHFGLVTFGESFHGNHHAFPESARLGVEPGQVDLGWHFIRLLAGLGLASAIKLPHMIAPRRGLRRVAVSEAADNRHPPQGSMDTA is encoded by the coding sequence ATGAGCAGTATTTCCACCGGACGGATGATCGACGACAGCAGCGATTCATTGAAGGGCAAAGTCGTCTGGGTTCCGGGAAAGTCGATCTGGATCACCGCCATGACCGTGATTGCCGCTATTGGCGGGCCGCTGACCTTCAGCTGGAGCGCTTTTGCCGTCTTTATCGTCCTGACTGCCGTCACGATCTGCCTCGGTCATTCGGTCGGCATGCACCGGCTGCTCATCCACCGCTCCTTCAGCACACCTCTCTGGATCGAGCGCTTCCTCGTCTATCTCGGTACGCTGGTCGGAATGGCCGGTCCCTTCGGCATGATCTACGCGCACGACATTCGCGACTGGGCGCAACGGCAGCGAGACTGCCATGACCTCTTTGCCCATCGGAAACCTTTCTTCTTGGATGCCTTCTGGCAGATGCATTGCATGGTGGCGCTGGACCACCCGCCACGTTTCGTCCTCGATGATCGCGAGCGACGCGACCACTTCTATCGCTTCCTGGAGGCGACATGGATGGGGCAGCAGATTCCCTTGGCATTCGTGCTTTTCGCGCTCGGTGGGCTGCCGTGTGTGGTCTGGGGTATTGCGGTGCGGATATCAGTCTCGCTGACCGGGCACTGGCTGGTCGGTCATTTCGCACATCGAGCCGGCCATCAGGGCTGGAGTGTCGACGATGTCGCGGTGCAGGGTTATAACCTGCCGCATTTCGGGCTGGTGACCTTCGGCGAGAGCTTCCATGGCAACCACCACGCCTTTCCGGAATCAGCCCGGCTCGGCGTCGAACCGGGGCAAGTGGACCTCGGTTGGCATTTCATACGGCTGCTGGCCGGGCTCGGCCTTGCTTCGGCGATCAAACTTCCACACATGATCGCGCCAAGAAGAGGGTTGAGGCGCGTCGCAGTCTCTGAAGCTGCTGACAACCGGCATCCGCCACAAGGTTCGATGGACACCGCCTGA